A window of the Candidatus Methylomirabilota bacterium genome harbors these coding sequences:
- a CDS encoding type II toxin-antitoxin system VapC family toxin, with the protein MSYFDSSYIAKFYLDEPESEAVRRLAESLGQVRCAVIGQIEVAAVFHRKLREGAFHAGAFREVMAQFADDCGQGLWTWLPLTTALAARAAAAFARLPRPVFLRAADALHLICAQEHGLPEIYTNDRHMSAAARHFRLKPMTVTPR; encoded by the coding sequence GTGAGCTATTTCGATTCCTCGTACATCGCGAAGTTCTACCTGGACGAGCCGGAGAGCGAGGCCGTGCGCCGGCTGGCCGAGTCGCTGGGGCAGGTACGCTGCGCCGTGATCGGACAGATCGAAGTGGCCGCGGTGTTTCATCGGAAGCTGCGCGAAGGCGCATTCCATGCTGGCGCGTTCCGCGAGGTGATGGCCCAGTTCGCCGACGACTGCGGCCAGGGCCTATGGACGTGGCTTCCCCTCACCACCGCGCTCGCGGCAAGGGCGGCGGCGGCGTTCGCGCGCCTGCCGCGGCCGGTGTTCCTGCGGGCGGCCGATGCGCTGCATTTGATCTGTGCCCAGGAGCATGGTCTCCCGGAGATCTACACGAACGATCGCCACATGTCAGCGGCCGCGCGGCACTTCCGGTTGAAGCCCATGACCGTCACGCCGCGGTAG